In Vibrio stylophorae, the genomic stretch CCAAATCACCAAACTGAATGGTGTAAGTCGACAGTTTAATATCGATATCCTCAACCCCAAGGTCAGCATATTCACTACTGCTTAGCTTATCAAAGCGACCTGAGATGGTCCCTTGTGAACCATTGCGGCTTTCCATGGTGAAGCCAATTTTCTCAAGCAAGGCTGGCGCTTTTTCCCAGAATACATCATATGGTGCGCGGGCAATAATCACAGGTAAACCACTGCGATCTGTACCGACACTAATTGGAATATTTTGAGTTTGGGCAATCGCCTGTTGACGCGCTTGTTCACGCATCAAATTGTCATAGTGAGCAGTCAGCATATTGGCGAGCAGCACGCTATAACGCTGTTTCACCTCATCATCCACCGCCATGGTTTCGCCATCTTCTTGCCAACCGGCAAGGGTAATTTCAAAACCGGTGCGACCCATTTTCGACACTTTATTGATGCGATATTGCACGCCAGCTTCAATTTCTGTATCGGCAATGGTCCAAGTCACCCAATCGGTGAGCAAGCTATTGGCATCTTGTTCCACATAGGACAAGCGATCAGATTGGCCAAGACTTTGCAATGTTTGCCAAACACGATCGGCATCTGCACTGCGCACAGTCCACAACACCACCCCTTGATCCGTTAGCTCTGAACGAACGCCAGGAATCAGATCAAATACCTGCATTGGCGGGCGAATATCTACGCCAGGGCCAATCTCACCGTTAACTGGTTGTGCTGGGATTTGATACTCCAACGCCGATTGCGCAGGCCCAGTAGGCGTGTTGATCGGCTGCTGCTCATAGGTTGCAAGATAATCGAAATTATCGCTCGCTTGGCGGCGTGATTCTGGATTCGAGCAAGCTGCAAGCGTAAGCGCCAGCGAGCTAACTAACAAAGGATGGGTGAGTTTCATTCAATCTCCTGACATTCAATCACGCCAGCATGCGCAAGCGCCTGCTCAACCTTGGCATGATAGGCTTGGCTTAGCACTGTTAACGGTAAGCGAAGCTCGCCA encodes the following:
- the bamC gene encoding outer membrane protein assembly factor BamC, coding for MKLTHPLLVSSLALTLAACSNPESRRQASDNFDYLATYEQQPINTPTGPAQSALEYQIPAQPVNGEIGPGVDIRPPMQVFDLIPGVRSELTDQGVVLWTVRSADADRVWQTLQSLGQSDRLSYVEQDANSLLTDWVTWTIADTEIEAGVQYRINKVSKMGRTGFEITLAGWQEDGETMAVDDEVKQRYSVLLANMLTAHYDNLMREQARQQAIAQTQNIPISVGTDRSGLPVIIARAPYDVFWEKAPALLEKIGFTMESRNGSQGTISGRFDKLSSSEYADLGVEDIDIKLSTYTIQFGDLENRTSISFVDRYGVPASRETLEQAAVALQNAQKK